A stretch of Deltaproteobacteria bacterium DNA encodes these proteins:
- a CDS encoding prolyl oligopeptidase family serine peptidase, with protein sequence MRRLAFSLVLLTGCFVRAGSPDQRLPKLHDEAADVPPDPSPGCTHPTGTPGGWLSMWSGDHQRNYLLRVPAGVARGTPMPLVLNFHGWLESARTQEKYTFMTESAGNRGMVVVYPQGIGWSWNAGNCCARAQMEEIDDVGFVRDLVDRLEHQLCIDRRRVYATGMSNGGIMSYRLACEMSDTFAAIAPVAGGEAVPDCKPKRPVSVLSFHGQLDTVVWFNGGGAAGLPSAKESVDRWARRDACGSPTKAVFDLGEVACRASERCPAGTDVVLCTVGMGGHTWPGGAIYPGLGHTTGDISATESMLDFFLAHPMREQPGEK encoded by the coding sequence GTGCGTCGCCTCGCGTTCTCGCTCGTGCTGCTCACCGGCTGCTTCGTCCGCGCCGGCTCGCCGGATCAGCGGCTGCCCAAGCTGCACGACGAGGCGGCCGACGTCCCGCCGGATCCCTCGCCGGGCTGCACGCACCCCACGGGCACGCCGGGCGGCTGGCTCTCGATGTGGAGCGGCGATCACCAGCGGAACTACCTGCTGCGCGTGCCCGCGGGCGTCGCGCGCGGGACGCCGATGCCGCTGGTGCTCAACTTCCACGGCTGGCTGGAGAGCGCGCGCACGCAGGAGAAATACACCTTCATGACCGAGTCCGCGGGCAACCGCGGCATGGTGGTCGTCTATCCGCAGGGCATTGGCTGGAGCTGGAACGCGGGCAACTGCTGCGCCCGCGCGCAGATGGAGGAGATCGACGACGTGGGCTTCGTGCGCGATCTCGTGGACCGGCTCGAACACCAGCTCTGCATCGATCGACGGCGCGTGTACGCCACCGGCATGTCCAACGGCGGGATCATGAGCTACCGGCTCGCGTGCGAGATGAGCGACACGTTCGCCGCGATTGCGCCCGTCGCGGGCGGGGAAGCAGTACCCGACTGCAAGCCCAAGCGGCCCGTGTCGGTGCTGAGCTTCCACGGCCAGCTCGACACCGTCGTCTGGTTCAACGGCGGCGGCGCAGCGGGCCTGCCTTCGGCCAAGGAGAGCGTGGACCGCTGGGCCCGACGCGACGCATGCGGCTCGCCGACCAAAGCCGTCTTCGACCTGGGCGAGGTGGCGTGCCGCGCGAGCGAGCGCTGTCCCGCGGGCACCGACGTGGTGCTCTGCACCGTGGGGATGGGAGGCCACACCTGGCCCGGCGGCGCCATCTATCCCGGGCTCGGGCACACCACCGGCGACATCAGCGCCACCGAGAGCATGCTCGATTTCTTCCTGGCGCACCCCATGCGCGAGCAGCCGGGCGAGAAGTAA